ACTAGATCTCTGACAACCAGCATTTCTAACATCCGTAACGGCAAAGCTGTAGACGCCGGAGTAGAATCGATCAATGTTATACTTCTGACCACCTCTAGATTCCACGATACCCAACTACCACACATCACCAAAGCGAAATCATGTAAAACTATATGAACAGGAGAAGAAAGATCTATGTCCATTGGCTTAAGAATCTTAGCCAGACTCCTAGTTTTTTGAGTTGTTTCATCCTCGTAACTAGGAATTCCAACCAGCTGATCAAACCAACCCTTTTCTCTTAAATCACTGTAAACATCATGAAACCAACCGGAAATTCCACCCAATCTCTCATATTCTACTACAAATTCAGATTTATCAGAGAACCCTGAACCAGGTAAATCAATTCCAACAGCATGAATTCCATTGGAGCCCAATGATTTAATGACATTACGAAACGAATAAGAATTAGCACCGAACACATGAATCAACAATACAGTTTCTTCTCCTTCATTTCTTGGACTGTCACTTTCCATTGCAAACACTTGAAATGGAAATGAATTGAATGGGCTTTTTTGTACTTTAATCATTCTACCACTTGAATAGCGATGTTTTAGATCAGTAGGTAAGCTTAGAAACCATGATTCATCATCTTGTGGAGTTCAAATGTGAAGTATGCCCAGAACTTGAATGCATTTGTCCGTCGACTATGTTGTGAAAGGCGCCCTAGGTGCTCAAGGGGCGCCTAAGCAATATAGCGCCCTAGGCGCAAAGATGTGATACAGGTTATTGATTTGTTTTGGTAGGGTTTGATTTGTTTCTTTTAGTTCGGTAGTTTGCAAGTCTATAAGATAAGTCAAAAGGAGTTATCTTACAAGTATAGTTGTTAGGATAAACTTGACATGTATGTGAAGTTATGGTCAGTCAAGGGTTAGCTAGAACTATAAGTAGTATGTGAAGTTATGGTCAGTCAAGGGTTAGCTAGAACTATAAGTATCTAGTTCCTCTGCTTGCGAAATATTATTAACCAGTTGGTTGTTATTTGGGTTAAACTCCATTGTTACTTTTTTTTATTCTTGGATTAGAGtttgctcctggattggagtgtTTTGTCGGTTACTTTAAGAAatggaatttccttgttttcaaatCGCTTCCGTGTGCCATATCAAGATGTTttctattttttgaaaatttccaCGGCCGCCTAGGCGCTAGGCATTAGGGTAGACATATAAGGATGAACTTGGTCGTCATGTATCCAGAATGATCTTGGTACTGACCAATTAGAAACCACACACAGATAGTCCTAGACATGCTTTGTTGCCATATCGAGAAAACTAGACATAAACACATGAAACTTCAAATTTGGCTACCCATACACGCTTATCAGGTGATGCTGAAACAATTGAAAAAACTACTTTCCGCAATATTTCCTGCATATACTCAATGGATTCATAACATAAATTATATTTACGAAAGTCTGCATCACATTCTTCATTAAAATTAGTTTATTGTTCAAGGAAACTAGAAAGTGCGCAGTTGATAGAAACTCCGCTTAACACCCAGCAGCTTACAAATCAAGTAAGAGACGCGATCTATGAGACACAAGCAAAACACACACAAGATTCCCATATACTAGTGATTAGTCATTGCAAAATGCATTTCAATGAGCATCAATTTTAAAATgcttcaaaattcaataaaaattaCCAGGTTATACTTATGCTGCATTTATGGACTTTCCTCCCGATTGCCGCTTCTTCTGGTAATGCCTGTTCTCTTCTTCTCACACATGATATTGTATTTTACCTTATTCCACCGTTTTCGTATCTTCTTCTCCTAATGCTTTCAGTGAAATTAAGGTATTCATATGAGGAATCGCTTGGAGAACATAATGAGGAAAGTTCACAAGCGTTTCTATACAAGAAGATTTTATGTCATAGGAATATAAATTGTTTAAATTATAACATAGAACTTCTCCGCTCTTCATCAAGGAAAGTGGTCTCACATCGTAAAATTTCCCACCCGAAGTCATTGACAGAAATTTTTTCTCATGTTCCATCAGGTTCTGGCTTCCTTTTTTCCTTAGCAACCACGTAGTATTCTTCATCACTGACAGAAATACTAGAACACCATAAAACTCTACCCAAAACCCCAAGTTCAAAAGACCTACCACTAGATAGACAAGGCAGAGCAGGAATTTCACAAAACCTTTCATCAGCCAAATTAAAGCAAACTATTTTCCCTGTCGATGTAATCCAATATAAAGAGTTATTGAAAGAACCAACAGAATAACTTAATCCGCAGTCTCCTATGTTTCTCCATCGACTTCCACTACCTAGAGTGTATACCTCAACACAATCCAAATCGGGTTTCCTCCTCAACTGAACGAttctaacaaccttgtactcattggtttcACGGAGATAACCGAATCCGTCGTAGAGATTATAAGTTTCAGGATTCCTGTACCTATTATACTTGGGAAGTATAACATACTCTCTCGTAATGGGATATTCAGGGTTTATGTTCTGGATAAGCTTTCCTACAAAGCTATGTGCCGAGGAAATCAAAATTCACTCGAAGATAATGGTAATGACTATTTCCTTCGTTTGTTATCCAACTCTTTCTTCCAAGATGTGAAAATAGATACCCTAGATGACGTTGAAACGTTCAAAATACATGATTCAGTACATGACCTTGCACAAGCGTTGTTGGCAGTCATGAAGCCACAATTCTCAAGGCAAGTGAAATGCAGAATGACGTATCTCAAATTCTTCGTCTACATTTAGATATAAAAGGTGGAGTATCAAAAtcagtttctgatgttttgaTTAATGCAAAAAAATGCGCACAATTTTTTGCCAGGATACTGACTTTTTCAATCAGATCTGCCCAATTAGCAACAAACGTTTACGTGTTATATCTCCACTTGGCAAGGGTAATCTGAAAACTCATCAAGTGTTTTCAGATACGATGGATATCTCCACTTTGCAATTTCTTTGGACGGATACGATGGATTCCGTCAAGTGTTTGGGTAAAGATTTGTGTtaccaagaaaaagaagaaagcaaAGGTTCTTCAAAAGCTACAACAACATCAGCATTCCTTCGCTAATTGAGTTAACAGTTATTGATATGAAACAATTAGAAATGTGGCTTTCTCCTCCATCACCTTACAACTCCTTCCCGGTCCTTGAGAAACTAACTATACAAAGCTGCAATATATTGACATATGTACCGATTTACGATTATGGACTTCTTTCCGGGAATTATATATCAGCGATTGCTATAGTATGGTAGCATCAACGCCGTATAATATCAGAagtaattctctctctctctttctgtctactttatttttattttttcaatggaAACATCGTGCTGGGCATGGGTCTAAGACTCTAAATTCTTTTCTAAATAATGTGTAGGATTCAACTGGGACTCATAGCGATTCTTACATACATGATGATGCGGCCTAATCTGAATCCATGATTTTCTACATAGGTTTACAGTATACTTGCACCTGTTAACTGATTTTTTGGTTTTGAGGGTTTTTGCAGGCTGAAAATCTACTGACGGTGAATACAGACCCATGCATGGTATACAAGTTTCTTTAGTTCATAGAATTGCTagcttaattaattaattatgtcGATAATCAGTTTCTGTTTGCTTGGTTCTGACGAAGgaaattttggtgtttgtgttacttTTATGATGCATAAAGTTCATAGTGTTCAAGACAACTGGTGCTACGACAACTACTACTGCTACTATTTCACCTCAGCGGCTCAGCCTATAACACAGATACTGTGTTCATCTGATAGGCAAGTCACACTAGGCATTAGAGCTTTTGACTAGGGATAGGCAAACATCCACTAAATGCACCTGCTGGTTTGATGGCGAGTGTCTTCAGTACATTCTATGATTTATTCCAAATTCCAAATTGTTGTCAGGTTTCTTTCGTTGAGCACAGGTCAAATGCTGAAATTCCTCTTGTACTGTTGCTTAGTGTGTCCATGGAAAGCCCGGAGATAAAGTAAACCCAGACTTTCCTAGAGAAAGTATAGGACAGCAAACCATGATCAGCGGTCTCCTCATTGGTGATCTATATCTCTTTCAACCAATCAAGTCCCTTGAATTGCACAGCATTACTAACCAAATTTGAATCCAACATAAAAGTTTGTGGTGCAGTTAACTCTGGAGTCTGGTGGAACATCGTAGTTTGCAAGGTACACGAAACTTGAATTGCGAGAAAGTCATCAACGTAGTTTTATTCAAGATTTGATAAGACAGCCTGCTTAAGAGATTTCTTGAGGTGATTAACTTAATCGGTCTACCCGTGTATCTATTCAACCTATTGTTTTTGTATGCATTTGTTTTCCTCCCAATGAACAGACTTAGAAAATTAAATTGACAGATCTAGTAATCTCAAAATGTCAGCATTATACAAAGACATATAAAGATAAACTTGCTCATTATGTATCCAAAAGGATCTTGGGACTGACCAATTAGAAACCAGCATACAGATAGTGTAAAACATGCTTTGTTGCCATATCGAAGAACTAGACATAATCACGAGCAACTTGAAATTTGGCTACCTATACACGTCTATCAAGTGATGCTAACAAGACTGCACACATAGACTCCCTAAACAATTGAAAACGCTACTTCCCGCATATACTTATTGGATTTTTAATACGAATTACTTTTACGAAAGTCTGCATCATATTCTTCATTATAATAAGTTTATTGTTTCAGGAACCAACAAAATTCCTAATTGAAACGTAATTAACACCAGCTTTCAAATTAAGCAAGAGACAGGAACTGTGTACTAAAACGCTTGAAGTTTTAACAAAAATTACCAGGTTATACTTATGCATATATGAACCTTCCTGCCTATTGCTGCTTCGTCTGCTAACGCCTCTTCTTTTGATATTGCACTTTATCTTATTCCATTGTTTTTGTATCTTCCTCTCTTAATGCTTTCAGTGAAATTAAGGTATTCATGTGAGGAATTGTTTGGTAAACATATTGAGGAAAGTTCACGAGCGTTTTAGAACAAAATGATTTCATGTCATAGGAATAGAGATTAGCTGAATTATAACATAGAACTTCACCACTCTTCATCAAGGAAAGTGGTTTCAAATCGTCAAACTCCTTGTCCGCAACCAATGACAGGTAATCCTCCTGCTCCATCGTGTTCTGATTTACGTTTTTCTTTAACAGACACGTGACAGTCTTTCTTTTGTACACATCATAAATACAAGAACACCATAAAAATCCACCCAAAACCGCAATTCTAAAATATATATCACTAGATATACTAGGCAGGGCAGGTATTTCACAAAACTTTTCATCAGCCAAATTAAAACATGCTATATTTCCTCTATATGTAATCCAATATAGAGAGTCGCTTCCAAAGACTCCAATACTATTACTGAAAGAACCCATAGAAGAAATTAATCCGCAATCTGCTACTTCTCTCCAACCATTGCCACTACCAAGGGTGTACACCTTCACGCAGTCAAAATTGGGTGTCCCCCTCAACTGACCGATTGTAACAACCTAGTACTCATTGGTTTCACGAAGATAACCGAATCCATCGTAGAGATGATAAGTTCTAGGATTCCTGTACCTATTATACTTCGGAATGGGATTACAGATGTAAGGAGGTTTATAATCATACAATTCACTATCATGACAAGCATTGAGACAAATCAAACCATTGCATGAACCAATAATAGTATAATTCTTCTCAAACGGAGGGTTTATGTTGATCCTTTTAATACTATGCTCATGATGGTTCTCATTATAATCAAGGTAGCTTAACTGTTGAAATTCTTTGCATAAAAAAGTTCACTTACCAGGATTAGGGAGATGAGGTAAGTGCATCCGAGAGAAGCAAGGAAAGTGTACAAGATTTCTCCAGGGTTTGCATACCAATTTAGACCCTAATACTGATTCAGTTGGTAACCTGGTCAGTATTTCTAATATGATGTCTAGTGGGAGAATGTTAAACTTCCCCATCAAAATCTCTCGCAGAGGATCGGAGATGCTATAAGAGACACGTACAGGAATTTAGGGTTGCATAGTTACGGATACGGATTTAGGTATTGGTTTTCAAGATGAACGGATTAATTATGTACTGGACTCTAGCTTGTAGATCTAGTAATGGGCTAATTGTGGAGGGTTCTGATTCTTCACTTTCTACGGCAACAATGGAGGGTCCTGAATGGAGCGTGAATGGGATTCACTTGTTGCGTGAATCTGCGTCTTGGATATGAGTTTGTGGCTGTGCTTGAAAATTTTGGATTGGCACTACCAGGAAAGTTGGGACCAACAATAATAATCCTTATCATATCcaacttggttttttttttttttttttgaagctggAAATTTCATTGATTAAGAGACGTGTGTTACATGATGTGCATCTTTTTGAAATTGAGATACAATCTTATCAGATATTGAAGAAATCCAAACATTACTTAAATAAGAAACTCTAGCTAACTTCGCTAAAATATCAGCAACTCTATTTTGTTCTTTTGGCACATAATTTACTGTCAGATGGTTTTATTCTTAAACATACTCTTTATATctaaaatcaaattttgaatCCTCAGACTAATTGTGAGTCAAGCTCGAATACCAACCTGTCAAGTTTCATATCTTCTGTCCATTGTAAAGCTTCCCATAAACCCCTGCATTCCACCTGTTCTGGACTCAACGCCTTGTCTAAGAAGATGCATTTGGATCCCCTGTGCGTCCCTGCAAAATCGCGAAGAATTAGACCTAGGCCACCTAATTTAGTAGTATAGTTAAAAGAACCATCAACATTTATTTTATAAGTGCCTATACTAGGTGGTTTCCAGTGCGAATTCATCATGTTTTGCCTGACAGGATTTGAAGCAATACTGATTCTTCTTGGTTTCAAGAGTTCTATTTCTAACTTGCTCTTCATGATAACTGAATCTTGAGTTATCTTCCTTCCTTTGAAGACATTATCACATCTTGCATTCCAAATGCACCATGCTGTAGTGGCTATTCTGCACAGTTGATCTTCTTGAATCTGATTAGCTTTTAGCTTGTCAAACCAGTCACAGAACCAATCCACCAAATttgcatcatcttgaatataAATACCTAACACTGCAAACCATACTGCTTTTGAGAGATTGCAATGGAGGATATTGTGAGAAGAAGTCTCTAATGAGTATAGAGGACAACTATAGTCACCATTTTGTATGACATAGATCAGCTTATCTCTTGTTTGTAGGATATATTTCAAACACTTCCAAGTGAATTGAGCAATCCTAGGTAGAATAGGTAACTTCCATAATTTCTTGAAGATAAACTGCATTCTTTGTCCAACAGACTGATCTGTATTCTGCTCTTCAAACATTTTCCTATATGCAGATTTTACTGAGAAAACTCCACTTCTTTCTAGAGTTCAGACCATTCTATCTGGTTGATTTATATGAATTGAAGTATTCAGAATTAATCTTGCCACTGAAGGTTCAAAGAGAGAAAAGATGAGAGTCTGTTTCCATCCTCCATAATCTGAGAAAAGCTGATACTCATAATTGTAGTCTTGATAATTACTTCATCTTTGTTTAGGATAAGAAGGAGTACATAAATCTGGTATCCATTTGTAGCTCCATATTAAGATGGTTTGTCCATTACCAAATACACCGGAAAGTGTTGTTTTTGATGAAGGGAAGTTCAGAACTAATGCTCTTCCAGGACCATGTAGATCTGGAGATCTCTTTAGTGTCAAATATCCTTCCATCTGAGAAGTATTTAGCTTTAAAAGATTGTGCACATATAGAGGTGTTGTCTGTGCATAGCCTCCATGCAGATTTTGCCAGTAAAGCTCTAGTAAACAACTTGAGATCCTTGAAACCAAAACCTACCTCTTCCTTTGGCTTGTTAACATTTTTCCAAGATATTGGTGGCCTACCTTTATTAGTCTTTTTCTTCCTCCAAAATTTTTGCTGAATAACATCTTCTTAATAGTAACACCTGGCAGTTTGAAAGTTAACATATGATAGACTGGGATGGCATTTGTAACATTTCTCACCATTACAGACCTTCCTGCTTCTGACATATTTATTGAACACCATCTTGtcattctattttctattttCTCTGCAAGATTAGAgaaaggaattttttttgttcCTTCCCACAAAGAATGGAAAACCAAGATACTTTTCATCACTGATGTTGAGTTCTCTGACTTGAAGTATACCACAGTTGACAACAATAATGACTTGTATTCTTGCTGAAGTAAACTgcagatttgtgaaaatttatcaTTTGCCCTGAGCACACACTGAATTCCTCAATAACTTGTAACAACTTATTAGTCTGAGACtgatttgcctttcaaaaaagaaaacagtCATCAACAAACAACAAGTGATTTATCTTTGGTGCTGATCTTGATATTTTCATTCCTGTAAGTTGATGTTTTTGTTCATGATAATTCAACTGTCTTGAGAAAGCTTCCATGACTAAGATGAAAAGATATGGAGAAAATGGATCTCCTTGTCTTATTCTTCTTGTAGGATGAAAAGGAGATGAAGGGGATCCATTGATCATGATTTCCACAGAAGTAGTACTAATACATTGCAACACAAGATGACAAAACTTctcacaaaattcaaatttccTTAGAACTTCCATAAGGAAACTCCATTCCATTCTATCAAAATTTTTAGACATGTCCATTTTGAGTGCAAGATGGCCAGttcttcctttctttttcttcattgctTTAACCAATTCTTGAACCAAACATATATTCTCAGAGATGAGTCTCCCTGGCACATAGGATGATTGCGTAGGAGATATGATATCCACCATATGTTTCTTGAGTCTGAGAGCTATAATCTTAGATATTAATTTATAAGTTGTATTACACAAGGCTATGGGCCTAAAGTCTTCTGGTTTATGAGCTCCATGAAGTTTTGGAATTATAGAGATTCTAGTATTGTTGATCTTCTTAAGGAGGTAACCTGATCTGAAAAAAGACTTCACCATGTTGAAAACATCACTTCCAACTAGGTGCCACTGCGATTGATAAAAGCAGGTGAAAAACCATCTGGGCCTGGAGAGCCCATAGTTGCATTGACATAAGAGCCTtataaatttcatcatcttctggAATTTTAATAAGGTCTTCATTGTTTTGGTCTGAGATACATTGAGGAATGAACTGAAGGAATTGACTTGGATCAGCTGGTTGAGTAGATGTACTTATCTTCTTAAAATGAGAAACTAGAAGTTCTTCTTTAGGGTTTCTGTCTTGACACCAAGCACCATCTGGAGACTGAAGAGAATCAATCTTGTTTCTAACTCTTCTATAATTTGCTCTTATATGGAAGTATCTTGAATTTATGTCCATGTCATTATAAAAATGGTCACTTGACTTTTGCATATTAGAGTTGGCTTGAATCTCATTGAGGCTGTCTATTTCTTTATCCAACTTTATTACTTCATCAGTGTTGTTTCCATGAACATCTTGACCTTGCAGATTTGTAAGATCTTCTTGTAGTTGAGAGATTCTTGACTGAATATGACCAAAAGTATCTTTCCTCCATTTTGAAAGGAAGTATCTTGTATTAGAGAGCATGTCAGATAAAAGATAAGCTGCAGAACCTGAGAGGTTAGTTTTCCAAGCATTCATGATTTCATTTTTACAAGCATCATTTTGTAACCAATGCTCAAAGAATTTCCAGCATTTACCAGTAGTACTAGACTTATTATAAAGAGTCAAAAGAATGGGAACATGGTCATATCCCTTCTGAGGGAGATGGGCAAGTCTAGATTCAGGGTAATTTAGGAACCAAATACTATTAACTAGATCACGATCTA
The nucleotide sequence above comes from Papaver somniferum cultivar HN1 chromosome 8, ASM357369v1, whole genome shotgun sequence. Encoded proteins:
- the LOC113304969 gene encoding protein AUXIN RESPONSE 4-like — encoded protein: TPQDDESWFLSLPTDLKHRYSSGRMIKVQKSPFNSFPFQVFAMESDSPRNEGEETVLLIHVFGANSYSFRNVIKSLGSNGIHAVGIDLPGSGFSDKSEFVVEYERLGGISGWFHDVYSDLREKGWFDQLVGIPSYEDETTQKTRSLAKILKPMDIDLSSPVHIVLHDFALVMCGSWVSWNLEVVRSITLIDSTPASTALPLRMLEMLVVRDLVLGFSSAYLGLLRNCCSGSVNRTVAEAHRVLLTGRDGRRGVLGVKKVRDGLDCSIGGFDLGDWADFMEEDC